Genomic window (Nymphaea colorata isolate Beijing-Zhang1983 chromosome 1, ASM883128v2, whole genome shotgun sequence):
ACAAATGCCATTTCAATGATGAGTTATTGCTTGgttgttttcacttttcttgaCCATAACGAAGTCTAACAGGAGCTAATTTTGCATGCATTTAGTTGATCTGATATGGTTAATTTGAAACCATTTAATTCCATCCTAAATTAAACTGAAATTAACAAGATCACGGCCACATAATGCATGAGAATGCAAATTCTCTACGGAAATCGATTAAGAGTCATATAAAATTGAACTGACAACCAGCCAGTCTAACAAGCTACGCTACACCCCTGAGAGCCTACGAGGGAAGAAGAGAGTAAAGGATTTGTAGAGCCCACTTCCTTTTaactttccttcctttctttattGGTGCTTGCACCTTCACgggttggtttttgtttttgttcatatATGCCTTCCTCTTCAAACTGTTCAATGAACGCCAATAGAAagttataaattttgaaaagattacTCGAGAATTCAACTCGCCTAGTTCTTTCCCCATTCAAATCTCCAGCAACGGCTCCTCTTAAATGCGAGTCATTTTCATTCACAGCCCACTTTCAGAACTAAACACCAAGGCCTGAATCCCTACGGTAAAAAACCAAGCATAAATGCCCATAAACATGCACAATAATACCATCAATCTCATTActagaaaacaataaaataaagaacaagaGCTTGTCCTGACCCTCCACAGCTAGCTCATGTACCGCAGATACTTCCTTGGAAGCATCCGGCTTAAAAATATGTGGTCATTAGATGAGCAATGCATCTGCAGCTTGTTAGTTATTATGACTCACATGGGCTTTGTACCAGTAACAAATTGAGCATTTATATCATGCAAGGGCTTGGTCTTAATGGCCCTGACATGAATAATATTGGGCCCGAATGGACCCCATATGTAAAAGGATAGAATAATTATTGTTGaatatcctttttcttttcttcttgttcttcttcttctttttccattcATGAATTTTGAGCGCCTCACAGTATAAATGCAACAATGTGTTGCTCATGATTGCCAGACAAGAGAGTATGACATTTAAAGGGGCGTACTAGCTTCAATACTTTCATAACAGATGAGCCACGGGCATTAAATTTTGGTCAGATCGCACCACTTTTCAGTGTTTCCCTTTGGTTGGTCTTTCAGAACAAGAATTTTGTCATCTCATTCCGTATTGCTGGTGCAGATGAATGACACACTACCAAAGTAGTTGGGATCTGGCTGGGGACATTCTAATGGAACAGGGACCTAGCTAGGGCGGCTCATGACTCCACTGTGCCCGCTGGGCTCGAGCAATGTAACAGTGGATGAACAGGAAAATTTTTTGGCAGCCGGTTGATCCAGGGTTTTTCGGGTTCAGCGGTGTTTGCTAGGTTGAAAACCCAAAAACATGTTGCATGTTGAGTTTGTAGATCGGCAGCGGAAGCACACAGTTTTTTTGGGGAGTTTTGATCTTGATGTATAGGTTAATGAGGGTTCAGGAGGCTCTTAATTACCAGATTAATTATGTTAGTGAATCTTCTTGGACCAACTAGTGTTTACTCCAACCCCTGGGTCTGGTAAATGGAGCTCTTGTTGGCACCAAATTCGCAGATTAAGGTACCAACTTAGAAAATTTGAATTGCTTTCATGTTTGCAAGtgagaaaaattttcaacatataAGCTACATATTGAAAGTTTCTTATGGaagattttcttttgcttgtatAACGTGGAAAAGTGGATCGATTGAGAAAGGGGACAGAGATGGCTATCacatgttcttttccttttctcatccATGTTCACTGTAGAAAGATTTGGATTGCTTGAATAACGTCGGAGAAAACtctatcttttcatttctatttttcttttctcctacCATTTTCTCACTTATAAACACGTCCTTTAAGAAACGCAATCATCCAATCCTTTGGTAATTTATTTCCTGTACGACTGATGAGTTCTACTATAGAAAACTCTTCCTGATAAGAGAATTCTCGCATCAATATTCTTTCCTTCTAAATAAATATAATACTGGAGTACAGATAATATATCGGAAGCCCCGTAATCATTGCTtcgatatttttcattttaccgCACAAAATTTGCCTTGGATCACACACACAGAGACTCTCATCTTCAGCAGATCCTGTGGTTATTTTCCTCCCTGCCCTGTGGTgtacaaaagaataaaaaaaggcaACGCATGAATCTCAAGAAATGGTGACACCATCAGGACGAAGTTCACATGCGACCAATGTTCAAACAGTTCCACAGAAGgtatgtactctctctctctctctcttacttataataataataataataataatgagaCAGAGACTCGATGGAATTCAAAGGGTAGATAACGTCTTTATTGTATTGCCAAGTGTTTTGCTGTTGAAAGATTCAGGATAAGACATTCTTTGCCGATTGAGCTGTTGTCTTCTTGCTTCCACATTTAGTAAGTTGGTAAGGGAAATTTCAGATTATCATTTCCGAGAAAACAACACTACACGGAGTTCAAGTAACTCGGTGTGAAGAAGACTGGTCCTTTGAATCACTCATCCGTGTCAACAGTCAACAGTAGGAAGAGCAGACGCAtaattgaaaagaagaagaaaaatgaaggcgatgatgatgatgacgatgatgatgaatAGAATGGACGGGTTGTGTCACCTGGCAATAAATCAGTCTTAGTCTATGAACGCAACCagagagagacacagagagagagagagagttaactAGCTACTGTAATAAAGGACGAGGCTTCTTACTGTCCTGTAGAAAACAAAGATATTGTTCGATTCATTCTTTGGATGTTATCAATTGAAAAACGAAAATTTGAACGCACACAAGAACGTGGGCACGAACATGCACAGCTACAcgcacggagagagagagagagagagagagagattttcaatTCCTTAAAAAGAGTTATATTTCAACATGAAAGGGAAACTGATAACATGCTGTCTGCGAGATTTGACTTTCTTTAATTTGCAAGAGACCGAGTCTTTTTCTGGATAATGCCATCaagagggatagagagagagagagagagagagagagagagagtagagagagagagagttttctttttcaaatcgTAGGTGACTTAAAGTCTTAACTGTCCTCTTCTGATCAAATTAGAAAGTCCATACATTAGGAGTTAATACTTGCAAACTATCATATGAAGATCAGATTAATGAGATTGCACCAGTATGAAAATGGACCATTACTCATGACATTTGTAATGCCTTTGTATACTTCAAAAAGATCACGGGGAAAATCGGCGccttttagttttctttataCAATGTAGCTTCTCAGTATGCATAAAACATAGAACAAGCAGACGGCAGCAATGTAAAATCCAAGATTAGCACTTGACAAATCTGAAAAGCACTGGGTATTGAACCTCGTGTCTTACTATCTTTCCATCTGCAGGTTTGGGCTACTCAAGCTTTGAATTCATGCTCTCCAAGCAGTTCAAGACATAAAGAATTGGTGGAAAATTATGATAAAAGGGAAAACATTCAAGGGAAGCGTTTCTAGAGCTACCAAAGACTTCATGACACCTTCTCCCCCTTCTCTACCAGTCCATAACATGAAACAatctcaagaagaagaagaagaagaaagcagatCCCAAAGTGGATaaagaaaatgttcaaattAAGGGAGCAACCCCAACAGATTACAATCTTTTTCTTCAGTCAATGGTCAGCTCCATGAGCGCCATCACAGACTGAGGTTAATGCAACTCCACCACCCTCagaccctaaacccctaaaaccctaaaaccctaacaCAGAATACCTAACACCccaaatgtcattttccattctctctcttcttctctccccCTAACACAGTCAGGATGCAACCACCATTCCAGCAGACAGCCCAAAATTTCAAAGACCAGTTCTGTGAAGGCAAAAGACTGAGGGAGGGAGAATaaaactagaaaagaaaaagggtcaTTCAAATTTCTAGACAGACATAATCAACAGTACCATCTAAAACCTTACCACCCATCCTCTAAACATGGAGATCACAGAAAGATATACACACAAGACACAGGCGAACGcctctcctttctctttgtttttctctctagAGTTTCTGATCATCAGGGCTTCTTACCGAGTGTGTGCTTGTTATTGTGCATCCACACCTTGAGAACATGCCTCTTCACGCACGTCTCCATGCAAAACTGTTGCACCGCCGCCTCGTCGTGCTTCTGTATCCGCCACCCCAGCTTCTCCGCGAACTCCAGCATCCGGTCCTTCTGTTCCTGCGTGAACTTCGtcctgaatctcttcttcatcaGCGCCCCGCCGCCGGCTCCCCCGCTGCCGCTGCCAACCGGGTGGTGGTTCACCATCTCCTCCTGGTCGTGGTCATCCCTCAAGGAGGGGAGGGCCAGCGCCTGACCGTGCCCGTGGTGGTTGTGCAGCGGCTGAGGGTGGTGGTGCGCCAGAGGGTGGGGGCTCCCCCTAGCCCCCATATGAAGGTACCCACTACCAGCCCCGCCGCCAAGAGCCGGCGGGGCGGCCGCCCGGTAGTAAGGAGGAGGGAATTGAGCGTACAGCTCGCCGTCGCCCTCCCGCCGGTGGAAGTTCCGGTGGCAATTGCAGGCGGCGCACTTGAGGGCGTCGAGGGTGCCCTCCTCCCCAGCCGCCAAAAACTCGCCGCACCCGTCGATGGCGTGCCCGCCGATGCCGACAGCGTGGTTCTTCATGCACTCCTTGTACCTCGCTTTCCTTGGCTGCGACTCGCCGCACGTCGGCGGCACCATCTTCAGCCTGGACAGGTCGTAGCTGCCGGAGACCGACACCGGTGGCGGAAGCGTCAcctccccttcctcctcctGGTCGTCGAAGTCCATCAATCCTACTTAGggagacaaagaaaaaagacgAAATTGTACGAGTTGAGTCGAAATCAAAAGCCAGATCAAATGCGATCTGCGGCCGGCCGGCCGCTTATCCGACGGTCGCCGGCGAGAGGATAAGAAGGATCGAGCCTGCCCACCAATTGTGGTGCACAGATAGTGGGTGGTCTCGCTTCTggaatatgagagagaaagagagagagagagagagagggagagattttggtCCGTTGCGGAGCTTTGCTTTAGtgagagaagaagggaggagtgCCGGTGGACGGCGACCGGCTGCAGCCGGTGGGATTTACTATGCTCCCCGAGGGGCGGGCATTTTTTTCACCGCGGGGAGGAAGGACGTGGTAAAGAATCAGGGAGGGGCGGTGGGCCCCGGCTGTTAGCAACAGTAAATGGAGGTCGCGTCGGAAATTTAATGCAGGAATTGACGGGCTGTCAGTGGCCTCAGAGACGAagaagtagagagagaaagagccgatgagagagaaagactgGAGTGGGTTGATGCAGCCATGGTGCTCATGAGGTGAACAGGAACAGTGAGAACAACTTGCCCCCACCTCTtcgattttaaaaaaaattaattagttcgataattaacaaaaatatatagctttaaaaaatgattttttctcgTAAgagtaataaatttttttccttttcagtttaGCCCCTCAAAGTCAATCTTTCTCCCTACGACGTGGGATCTAACATTggtttaaacaaagaaaaaaaggtctCAATATTAGAATATCCAAAAGAAATTCTTCCTTCTTTGATCGCTAATGTTCTCCACAATCCATGCCCTTTGTTCcgataaaaatgatgaaacttctaaattttttcttttcctaataaAATAGCAGGAAGAGGAAATGGAACCCCGAAAAGTAATTACCTCAGTAAGCCAACAGTGGTTTTAATTTGACATGAAAACTTGGATTCACAAGAAATTTTAGTTTTCACGTTATAAAAAATCACAATAAATTTTAGTGAGGATGTGGGGCCCACTCTAAGATGAGGAGGCAATGTTCCCTCTTTTCTTTCGTCCCTCTGTTGTCTTTATAGTCGATTTTGAGGTTCCGTTCTCTAAAGCATGATGACACTCCAAAAAAGATCGACGAATTAAATATTGTTTGTCAAACTccgtatgatgatgatacttaGGTTTAGGTGATAGGGTGGCGTTTAAAAAAACCTTGGGTTTGTTGGTCTCATGTGCTTTCTTTCACCATCTTGGGGAGCAAAGGAGTTCTTAATCGGTCTTTTAGGAGACACACACACCACTTCTAATTTAGTAACAAACACAACATCACATTCTTTATTGCAAAATTTGTTTTATGTCAGATATCTACCATGCTTTTTGAAGTCATATGTGCATGTGTCTTAACTTATGAAAATGATAACTgcgtatatttttcttttcattaaacatTAAAGATGGAATGTTTATGAAAGAGGAGGTAAGCAAACTAGCGGGGGTTGTGGAATCATAAACTAAAAGATTCAGAGACCTACGATCTTCATATATGAAGATGTGTTTAACTTTAAGGTGGGTTGGATTTATGAGagtttagtctcatattaaAAATTGAGAGCATCTTCAATGACATATAAAGAGATTGGTTACTGGGTATGCTGTCTTggttttttaatcattttagtAAAGGAATCGAACCTGTTAAGGAGTGAGTTGAGATCTAGCAAGCTGAAGTTGGACATCTTTCTTATGAAATTAATACAGAAATACACTTTATGCACTCAACTGTTGAGATTTTTTACGTTCGACTAAcaagacaatatatatatatatatatataaatcaatggAGAGTAGGCATTACCTAACCATGCATGATTTGGACTATAGGAGTAAAGTAGCTTACTAATCAATCTTCAAACTATGAGGGGCCCTTGGTCCATGAAATAGACAATTCAGTAGAACAGGAGATTTACAAGAATAAACCCTTGATGGCTCATTCCATAGTTTGAAATCCGAagatttgatgcatttgttgCTGTGGCATAAAATCATGATTTGAAGTTCAATCGTTTTGCAAGAAGAAATGGGGACATTTGTAACCGATTGGTCGGATCTTTTCTTTAATCTTGTTGCAATTGTTCCTTTCAGAACCCCCAGTTTTAATTTTCTCAAACTCAactaattgaaagaaaaataaagttcagaaagaaagaaggagcATAAGGGCATCACTGTTATGAGGCCTCAGAAGAGAGATTTGAATATCTTACGCGAAGCATGCACCAACACATCGTTTTACATTCAGATCAAACAAACTAATCATCGTCAACTTATTGTGAGTAAAAATAGACACAGTTGAATAACATAATCTGGTTTAAGCATTTAAATAACTTGTTCAcatttatagagagagagagagagagagagagagcgcttcTCCATTCTTGTTTGTGGGTAGCCATTGTTTCACTGCTGCTTGTTTTTTTCAGTTCAATAAGAATTCGACTTTATACAATTCAACCAGCAAACGGAACCAAAAAACTTAGCAGTTTAACTGAGAAGGGTAGAAAGAGAGCTCTCCTTGTCATACGAgaagtgtagagagagagagagagagagagagagactgcagAAAGAGAGTTTCCTGTCTGTCATACGAGAGATgttcaaaaagagagagagagagagattcaagagagagagagagagtggcacTGTAGGCTCGTCATAGGAGAGgcgtagagagagaaaggggagggTGTAGAGAGAGAAGGGTGGGGACACTCATGTGAGCACCACGGGAGTGGCACGAACATGACGTGGACATGACCGTACGCGTGGCATTTCAGTTCTCGGGGAGCGGTGCAGACGTGACCTGACAATGCAGCTGACCCCTGGCCCCACGTGCTGCCACGTCAGCTTGCTCGTGCGCTTCATGGTCATCCCCTTCCCCCTCCACAGTGCCTTGGTTTGGTGTGGGCCACCCCTTCCGCCGTACCCACGCCCCATCACTGAATGGAACGTGTGAGTTTGTGACTGCAACTCCATGGCTTCATTGATTTAAACTTTAAcctaattttatatatattatatatataaatatattatcaATGAAAGCCACctgatttattattatgatTGACAGTTAcaaggaaaacaataaaaaattttctttctttcattgttAGCTCCCCAGTAAAATTGATCGGAGGACTCTCATGAATAAGATAGCTTTTTTGAATAGCCAAATTCTTcatttactttatatatatatatatatgtattggtTCTGAAATCTTGGGCTATAGCTAGGTTGTTTCCTCCCCACTTTTAAGTTGCTTTTGACAGCGATCCAAAGATTTGATTCACTTCAAATGAATGggattgattttctttttcagctcCCCTTTATATCTCCTTGAAAGGAATTATATGATTACATGGAGCACCaccatgctctctctctctctcttgttgatTGCTTATGGGTTCAGCCcacttaacaaaaaaaaaaaaaacttagggAATGTGTGGTCCAATCTCtcgcttttctctttcttgccATTCCCTCTTTCTAACATGGGGGCCATGGGTTATCCCCATCATCTCCTCACAGTTCAGCATTGTTTGGTTCTCAAGATTGACTGTCCAAAATGATGGTGGGATCATCCCGTCCAAGTCTGTCTTTTCCTTTCAGAAGAACATGCCCTGATTACAAAACAAGGATCAACTGCTTAATGCAATGATGGCATCTCAGAAACTTCAAATATTATATgacttcattcttcttttccaagtttAGCCAAAAGAACAAGTTAAAATAATTGATGGGCAGCAGCTAGATTTTGAGAATGATCTTGcaccttctttttcttgacCAATATTAATAACCGTGGAAGATCATACATATTTGTTTGTATTGTtcctttaaagaaaaaaaaaaaaaaaaagtttggatggAGGCAGAAGACAGATACCAAAGATTTGGTTCTTTGTCAATGCTGTCAGGTTTTAGACATGATGCAGAACCCCATCTCCATATATGATAGGAATGGATGGTGGAGATCTGCCAA
Coding sequences:
- the LOC116251509 gene encoding zinc-finger homeodomain protein 1-like; the protein is MDFDDQEEEGEVTLPPPVSVSGSYDLSRLKMVPPTCGESQPRKARYKECMKNHAVGIGGHAIDGCGEFLAAGEEGTLDALKCAACNCHRNFHRREGDGELYAQFPPPYYRAAAPPALGGGAGSGYLHMGARGSPHPLAHHHPQPLHNHHGHGQALALPSLRDDHDQEEMVNHHPVGSGSGGAGGGALMKKRFRTKFTQEQKDRMLEFAEKLGWRIQKHDEAAVQQFCMETCVKRHVLKVWMHNNKHTLGKKP